The Thermococcus thermotolerans genome contains a region encoding:
- the mre11 gene encoding DNA double-strand break repair protein Mre11 → MKFAHMADVHLGFEQYRLPYRAEEFAQAFREAMERAVAEEVDFILIAGDLFHSSRPSPETIKTAIEVLEKPRKAGIPVFAIEGNHDRTQRKVSAYHLLEGLGLLHLVGLRDEKVENEYLTSERLGGKYLVKGVFERGGKTVEIHGLKYMSAAWLERNHLEEIFRPEGDAILMLHQGIKELIEKMMGVIPESQRDYFELRMEDLPKGYVYYALGHIHRNFETSYDIGTLVYPGSLQRWDFGDYEFRYRWNGRSFTPEAGARKGFYIVEDFKPRFIELKVRPFIDIKMKADEETAKRELKRLRGKIPREAFVRLDLRWEKPYDVSHFQEILEVKYLYLRTRFERKGKAVKGEGVPKPAEYFTPAELRAIDLTGEKKFDALDTVVELFLGEWEGKPEEPGEVKREEPAPAKEGKPPKKEKKPEKARKVEKSRPKGKPTSILAWIGGGDEN, encoded by the coding sequence ATGAAGTTCGCCCACATGGCAGATGTCCACCTCGGCTTCGAGCAGTACCGCCTTCCATACCGTGCCGAGGAGTTTGCCCAGGCCTTCAGGGAGGCAATGGAGAGGGCCGTGGCGGAGGAAGTGGACTTCATTCTCATAGCCGGCGACCTGTTCCACTCAAGCCGGCCCAGTCCGGAGACCATAAAGACCGCTATAGAGGTGCTGGAAAAGCCCAGAAAAGCCGGAATTCCGGTCTTCGCGATAGAGGGAAACCACGACAGAACGCAGAGGAAGGTCTCGGCCTATCATCTCCTTGAGGGGCTCGGTCTGCTCCATCTCGTCGGTCTGAGGGACGAGAAGGTCGAGAACGAGTATCTAACGAGCGAGAGGCTTGGGGGCAAATACCTCGTTAAGGGCGTCTTTGAGAGGGGCGGGAAGACCGTCGAGATTCACGGGCTGAAGTACATGAGCGCGGCATGGCTTGAGCGCAACCATCTGGAGGAAATCTTCAGGCCGGAAGGCGATGCAATCCTGATGCTCCACCAGGGGATAAAGGAGCTCATAGAGAAGATGATGGGGGTAATCCCCGAGAGCCAGCGCGACTACTTCGAGCTGAGGATGGAAGACCTGCCGAAGGGTTACGTCTACTACGCGCTCGGCCACATCCACAGGAACTTTGAGACCAGCTACGACATAGGGACGCTGGTCTATCCGGGCTCGCTCCAGCGCTGGGACTTCGGGGACTACGAGTTCAGGTACCGCTGGAACGGGAGGAGCTTCACCCCGGAAGCCGGCGCGAGGAAAGGCTTCTACATAGTCGAGGACTTCAAGCCGAGGTTCATCGAGCTGAAGGTGAGGCCCTTCATAGACATCAAAATGAAGGCCGACGAGGAGACCGCCAAGAGGGAACTGAAGCGCCTCAGGGGCAAGATACCAAGGGAAGCCTTCGTAAGGCTCGACCTGCGCTGGGAAAAGCCCTACGACGTTTCCCACTTCCAGGAGATTCTTGAGGTCAAGTACCTTTACCTGAGAACGCGTTTCGAGAGGAAGGGCAAGGCCGTTAAAGGCGAGGGTGTACCCAAGCCGGCCGAGTATTTCACCCCGGCGGAGCTGAGGGCGATAGACCTTACCGGCGAGAAGAAGTTCGATGCCCTCGACACCGTCGTCGAGCTGTTCCTGGGCGAGTGGGAGGGGAAGCCGGAAGAACCCGGAGAGGTGAAGCGCGAAGAGCCTGCTCCGGCCAAGGAGGGAAAACCCCCAAAGAAAGAGAAGAAGCCTGAAAAGGCCCGAAAGGTGGAAAAATCCAGGCCGAAGGGCAAGCCCACAAGCATTCTCGCCTGGATCGGTGGTGGAGATGAGAATTGA
- a CDS encoding type II toxin-antitoxin system VapC family toxin, which yields MFLVDTNVFLEILLEQENSDTAEEFLRKTPSEFIYLSDFTLYSIGIIMTRAGKEEIFPEFVEDITLNGGFTLLRLPPLEFRGLVDVMKRFNLDFDDAYQYRLAELYNLKIVSFDSDFDGTELGRITPGQALKAINTLREPKGG from the coding sequence ATGTTCTTGGTGGACACCAACGTTTTCCTTGAGATTCTGCTGGAACAGGAGAACTCAGATACTGCCGAGGAGTTTCTCAGGAAAACGCCGTCGGAGTTCATATATCTCTCTGATTTCACACTGTACTCAATAGGCATCATTATGACACGGGCAGGGAAGGAGGAGATCTTCCCGGAGTTTGTCGAAGACATAACCCTGAACGGTGGCTTTACACTTCTGCGACTGCCCCCTCTGGAGTTTAGAGGGCTAGTTGATGTGATGAAAAGGTTCAACCTGGATTTCGACGATGCCTATCAGTACAGGCTTGCGGAACTGTACAACCTGAAGATAGTCAGCTTTGACTCCGATTTCGACGGGACCGAACTCGGCAGGATAACTCCTGGACAAGCTCTTAAAGCCATCAACACACTCAGAGAGCCAAAAGGAGGGTAA
- a CDS encoding DUF2281 domain-containing protein: MEDAHRLFDMLPDELKREVLDYIEFLLERRGSKRGKGPKMKWKGALRELKDEYTSVELQHKAVEWWG, encoded by the coding sequence ATGGAGGATGCACACAGGCTCTTTGATATGCTTCCCGATGAACTCAAGCGAGAAGTCTTGGACTACATCGAATTCCTCCTTGAAAGGAGGGGTTCCAAGAGGGGCAAGGGGCCCAAGATGAAGTGGAAAGGTGCCCTCAGGGAGCTGAAGGATGAGTATACTTCAGTTGAACTCCAGCACAAGGCAGTTGAATGGTGGGGCTGA
- the herA gene encoding DNA double-strand break repair helicase HerA, with protein sequence MRIAEDLNNPVGIVTGEATVNSFQFYAHPDSDLKFGDFVVARLCKEAKDRNCRWNGDEWVIGTIRGIKNINWLLSEGKSTFASLDLDLREYGESIGENEALIVTVHVLGRVEFRGEKAEIVPNRVPVPNGNKVYIASSDLLRAIYYGGEGFIEVGTLLLRDDVPIYLNADELVSRHFAVLAVTGAGKSNTVSVMLWKMVEDLRGTVVVLDPHGDYMRLSLPNTGTKYVNLIEARIQPETMDGEELADLMEIGSNATIQRSYLLRAWDTVLHENPNLGGREIVKAVLDLLQNWVANAGGSYWDPHAGKYRDLGEIKAAEKETITRLTMKISRFLRNYGHLLSSEDIVASIRAGMVNVIDLGPLDEGQMKLVAAKLLEKMFETRMDYEKARKRLEYLRRKYGSKISAVSEEVEELEKFIRSVEASYPALSEPILIIVEEAHIFAPHGEKGGTVRILGRIAREGRKFGVGMGLVSQRPSRLNEDVLSQTNTKIIMRIVNPNDQNYVIKASEQLSGELIGDIAGLGKGEAVIVGQAISLPALVKIHNFKALGGDYGGEDIGVVRRWRERAERERAEEKKEELYEEEGIEVDF encoded by the coding sequence ATGCGCATAGCCGAAGACCTTAACAACCCGGTTGGAATCGTGACCGGTGAAGCCACTGTTAACTCCTTCCAGTTCTACGCTCATCCCGATAGCGACCTCAAGTTTGGAGACTTCGTCGTTGCAAGGCTGTGCAAGGAGGCGAAGGACAGGAACTGCCGCTGGAACGGTGACGAGTGGGTGATAGGCACCATCAGAGGGATTAAAAATATCAACTGGCTCCTCAGCGAGGGCAAGAGCACTTTCGCGAGCCTCGATCTCGATCTGAGGGAGTACGGGGAGAGCATAGGCGAGAACGAGGCACTTATAGTTACCGTCCACGTGCTGGGGAGGGTAGAGTTCAGGGGCGAGAAAGCGGAGATAGTTCCCAACCGCGTTCCCGTTCCCAACGGAAACAAGGTCTACATAGCCAGCTCCGACCTCCTCAGGGCTATCTACTACGGCGGAGAGGGCTTCATCGAGGTTGGAACCCTGCTCCTGAGGGACGACGTGCCGATATACCTCAACGCCGACGAGCTGGTCTCGCGGCACTTCGCGGTTTTAGCCGTTACCGGAGCGGGCAAGAGCAACACCGTTTCGGTAATGCTCTGGAAGATGGTGGAAGACCTGAGGGGAACGGTCGTAGTCCTAGACCCGCACGGCGATTACATGCGCCTGAGCCTTCCAAACACGGGCACAAAGTACGTCAACCTCATCGAGGCAAGGATCCAGCCGGAGACGATGGACGGCGAGGAGCTGGCCGACCTAATGGAGATAGGGAGCAACGCAACCATACAGCGCTCCTATCTGCTCCGCGCCTGGGACACCGTTCTCCACGAGAACCCCAACCTCGGTGGAAGGGAGATAGTAAAGGCCGTCCTCGACCTGCTCCAGAACTGGGTGGCCAACGCCGGCGGAAGCTATTGGGATCCCCACGCCGGCAAGTACCGCGACCTGGGCGAGATAAAGGCCGCCGAAAAGGAAACGATAACGAGGCTCACGATGAAGATATCCCGCTTCCTGAGGAACTACGGCCATCTGCTCTCAAGTGAGGACATAGTGGCTTCCATCAGAGCCGGTATGGTGAACGTCATAGACCTCGGACCGCTCGACGAGGGCCAGATGAAGCTTGTCGCGGCAAAGCTCCTCGAAAAGATGTTCGAAACCAGGATGGACTACGAGAAGGCCAGGAAGAGACTTGAATACCTCAGGAGAAAGTACGGAAGCAAAATCTCGGCCGTTTCGGAAGAGGTGGAGGAGCTTGAGAAGTTTATCCGCTCGGTTGAGGCGAGCTATCCGGCCCTCTCAGAACCTATACTCATAATAGTAGAGGAGGCACACATCTTCGCACCACACGGCGAAAAGGGCGGAACCGTGAGGATACTCGGGAGGATAGCACGCGAGGGGAGAAAGTTCGGCGTCGGTATGGGGCTCGTATCCCAGAGGCCGAGCAGGCTCAACGAGGACGTGCTGAGCCAGACGAACACGAAGATTATAATGCGCATCGTGAATCCGAACGACCAGAACTACGTCATAAAGGCCAGCGAACAGCTGAGCGGGGAGCTTATAGGAGACATAGCCGGCCTCGGCAAGGGCGAGGCGGTGATAGTAGGCCAGGCCATAAGCCTGCCCGCGCTGGTGAAGATACACAACTTCAAGGCCCTCGGCGGCGACTACGGCGGAGAAGACATAGGCGTCGTGAGGCGCTGGAGGGAAAGGGCAGAGCGCGAAAGGGCGGAGGAGAAGAAGGAGGAGCTCTACGAGGAGGAGGGCATAGAGGTTGATTTCTAA
- the rimI gene encoding ribosomal protein S18-alanine N-acetyltransferase — MSVSVREAGGRIPLAMVVIRPAKLFDIPDVVRIERLSFREEYPRGVFLVFLENNPDTFLVAEYRGRVIGYVMAYLRPDLEGHIMSIAVDPQYRGSGIGSALLSEVIERLIKKGARYIGLEVRVSNERAIKLYERFGFKRIKRIIGYYADGEDAYYMLLPVDEWGGRN, encoded by the coding sequence ATGAGCGTATCCGTTAGGGAAGCCGGTGGGAGGATTCCCCTGGCGATGGTCGTTATAAGGCCTGCGAAGCTGTTCGACATACCCGACGTCGTCAGGATAGAACGGCTCTCATTCCGCGAGGAATATCCGAGGGGGGTTTTTCTCGTTTTTCTTGAGAACAATCCGGACACGTTTCTGGTTGCTGAATACAGGGGGAGGGTCATCGGCTACGTGATGGCCTATCTGAGGCCCGACCTGGAAGGGCATATAATGAGCATCGCCGTTGACCCCCAGTACAGGGGTAGCGGCATCGGTTCGGCCCTGCTGAGTGAGGTAATCGAAAGGCTCATAAAGAAGGGTGCCCGCTACATAGGCCTGGAGGTTCGTGTGAGCAACGAAAGGGCCATAAAGCTCTACGAGCGCTTTGGGTTCAAGCGCATAAAGCGCATAATCGGCTACTACGCCGACGGCGAGGACGCCTACTACATGCTCCTGCCGGTGGATGAGTGGGGTGGAAGGAATTGA
- the endA gene encoding tRNA-intron lyase, whose translation MKEPIIFQLSGDRVFSEREKAINQFYNKRYFGEVVNGKLFLSLIEAAYLMEKGKIRVFDGEKELSFRELVKLGRKRDEQFDIKLLVYTDLRDRGYTVKSALKFGSHFRVYRRGMDEHSQWLIWVVPENIRFSPNDITARVRVAHGVRKNMVLAVVDEDNDVVYYKIEWVKF comes from the coding sequence TTGAAGGAGCCGATAATCTTCCAGCTCAGCGGTGACAGGGTCTTTAGCGAGCGTGAAAAGGCGATAAACCAGTTCTACAACAAGCGTTACTTCGGCGAGGTCGTGAACGGGAAGCTCTTTCTCTCGCTCATAGAGGCCGCTTACCTGATGGAGAAGGGCAAGATAAGGGTCTTCGACGGCGAAAAGGAGCTCTCTTTCAGAGAACTGGTCAAACTCGGAAGGAAAAGGGACGAGCAGTTCGACATAAAGCTCCTGGTTTACACCGACCTGCGCGATAGGGGATACACGGTAAAGTCCGCCCTCAAGTTCGGCTCCCACTTCCGCGTTTACAGGCGCGGGATGGACGAGCACTCCCAATGGTTGATATGGGTGGTTCCCGAGAACATCCGCTTTAGCCCCAATGATATAACGGCGCGCGTGAGGGTTGCCCACGGCGTGAGGAAGAACATGGTCCTGGCTGTCGTTGACGAGGACAACGACGTGGTGTACTATAAAATAGAATGGGTGAAGTTCTGA
- a CDS encoding glycine C-acetyltransferase, with translation MAKLDWIREELNELKEKGLYVTIRKLESAQGPWVVVDGKRVLNMCSNNYLGLAAHPKIKEAAIRAILDYGVGAGAVRTIAGTMELHVELEEKLAKFKKREAAILFQSGYNANLGAISALITKKDDGVFVSEELNHASIIDGMRLSGAPKVIYKHLDMDDLKKKLEEVKDRKKKLIVTDGVFSMDGDLAPLPEIADLAEEYDAMVYVDDAHGEGVLGEHGRGIVDHYKLHDRIDFEMGTLSKAFGVIGGYVAGPEEAIEYLRQRGRPFLFSSAPNPPDVAAAIAAVEILQHSDELVKKLWDNTHFLQNGLRELGYDLGNTKHPITPVMLYDEKTAQEFSKRLYDEYNIFAQAIVYPTVPLGTARIRLEPSAAHSKEDLQYVLDAFEDLGKKTGFLK, from the coding sequence ATGGCGAAGCTCGACTGGATTAGGGAAGAGCTCAATGAGCTCAAGGAGAAGGGCCTTTACGTGACCATCAGGAAGCTTGAGAGCGCCCAGGGCCCCTGGGTCGTCGTTGACGGAAAGCGCGTTCTGAACATGTGTTCGAACAACTACCTTGGTTTAGCCGCCCATCCCAAGATAAAGGAGGCCGCCATAAGGGCAATCCTCGACTACGGCGTCGGTGCCGGAGCCGTTAGAACAATAGCCGGAACGATGGAGCTCCACGTCGAGCTTGAGGAGAAGCTCGCCAAGTTCAAGAAGAGGGAAGCGGCGATTCTCTTCCAGAGCGGCTACAACGCAAACCTCGGTGCCATAAGTGCCCTCATCACGAAGAAAGACGACGGCGTCTTCGTCAGTGAGGAGCTCAACCACGCGAGCATCATAGACGGAATGCGCCTCAGCGGCGCGCCGAAGGTTATCTACAAACACCTCGACATGGACGACCTCAAGAAGAAGCTCGAAGAGGTCAAGGACAGAAAGAAGAAGCTCATCGTTACCGACGGTGTCTTCTCAATGGACGGCGACCTCGCCCCGCTCCCGGAGATAGCCGACCTGGCGGAGGAGTACGACGCGATGGTCTACGTTGACGACGCCCACGGTGAGGGTGTCCTCGGTGAGCACGGAAGGGGTATAGTCGACCACTACAAGCTCCACGACAGGATCGACTTCGAGATGGGAACTCTCAGCAAGGCCTTCGGTGTCATAGGCGGCTATGTCGCCGGCCCGGAGGAGGCCATAGAGTACCTCAGGCAGAGGGGCAGGCCGTTCCTCTTCTCAAGCGCGCCCAACCCGCCCGACGTCGCTGCAGCCATAGCGGCAGTTGAGATACTCCAGCACAGCGACGAGCTCGTCAAGAAGCTCTGGGACAACACCCACTTCCTCCAGAACGGACTCCGCGAGTTAGGCTACGACCTCGGCAACACCAAGCACCCGATTACGCCGGTCATGCTCTACGACGAGAAGACCGCCCAGGAGTTCAGCAAACGCCTATACGACGAGTACAACATCTTCGCGCAGGCAATAGTCTACCCAACCGTCCCGCTCGGAACCGCAAGAATAAGGCTCGAACCCTCAGCGGCCCACAGCAAGGAGGACCTCCAGTACGTCCTGGATGCCTTCGAGGACCTCGGAAAGAAGACCGGCTTCCTGAAGTGA